Part of the Nitrospirota bacterium genome is shown below.
CACACAGGATTTTCACGGGGGAATCTAAGAGGATGTTTTCATCATGAACAGACTGTCAGCGGAAAAATCACCTTATCTCAGACACGCTGCACAGCAGAAGATCGACTGGTATCCATGGTCAGATGAGGCATTTGAGGCGGCCAGGAAACAGAACAAGCCGGTCTTTCTCAGTTCGGGTGCCATCTGGTGTCACTGGTGTCATGTGATGGCCAAGGAATGCTTCGAAAATGACGACATAGTACGGCTTCTGAATGAAAAATACATCTCGGTAAAGCTTGACAGGGATGAACGGCCTGATATCGACCGAAGGTATCAGGGTGCCGTGTCTGCAATGGGGTTCGGAGGCGGCTGGCCGCTGAGTGTGTTTCTCACCCCAGAAAGAACCCCTTTTTTTGGAGGCACCTATTTCCCTCCCGAGGACAGCCTGAACAGACCGGGGTTTATTAAGGTATTAACTGCGGTCGCAGATTTCTATGAAAGCAAAAAAGCGGAGGTATCTGAATACAGCCGGAAAGTACTGGATTCCCTGAAGCAGAGACCCCGGGCGGGGGGCGCAATCGGCATGTCTGTGGTCAGGGAGGCGGTAACCGATATCCTTTCCCGATTTGATACCCGCAATGGCGGGTTCGGGTCTTCTCCGAAATTTCCGGCTCCGGGTGCTGTCGAATTCCTGCTGAACAGGCATTATTTTCTTGAGCTCGAGTCTCTCGGATATGCGGCAAGAAAAACACTTGAATCAATGGCAAGGGGCGGATTTCATGACCAGCTTGGCGGCGGATTTCACAGGTATTCTGTAGATGCTGAGTGGATTGTCCCGCACTTTGAAAAAATGGCAGACGATAATGCGTGGCATTTGAGGAATTATCTTGATGGATATGCGGTTTTCAGGAACGTGTATTTCAGGGAAGTGGCGGAAGGAATAATAGGGTTCATCCGCAATGTTCTGTCAGACCCTGAGGGAGGATTCTATGCAAGCCAGGACGCCGATGTCACCCCCAATGACGAAGGAGGGTATTTTACCTGGACAGATGATGAATTCAGGCGCATCCTGAGCGATGAGGAATACCGAGTCCTGTCACTGCATCTTTTCGGTGAAAAAGGCGCCATGCATCATAATGCATCGAAAAAGGTGCTGTGTGTCTCGGCGGATGCGGAACGCATCGCCGGACAGCTTGATCTGGATGTGCGGCTGGTCGCCGAAATAATCATGAACGGCAAGAAAAAACTGCTGGAGGAGAGGAACAGACGGCAGGCGCCGATCGTTGATACTACTTTTTACACCTCTCTCAACGGTATGCTGATCACCTCTTATCTGAAAGCGTTCAGGATACTGCAGGACCCCTGGCTGAAGGAATTTGCCCTCAAAAGCCTGCACAGGGTAATGCATGAGAATATGGCAGACAATGAGCCGCTGCACACGCGCGGCATCAGGGCGGTTCTTGATGATTACATTCACCTGACAGATGCCCTGATCGCAGCATATGAAGTTGCGGGTGATGTCCGCTTTCTCAACATGGCGGATAACCTGATGGAGCTGTGCATCAGCAAGTTCTGGGATGAAGACGATGGAGGGTTTTTTGATACAGACAGCGAAGTGCTCGGAATACGGCTGAAGACGATCGAAGATATCCCGCATCCTTCTGCAAACGCCCTTGGCGTCCTGCTGTTAGTGAAACTCCATTCCATGACAGGAAAGAAGAAATATCATGCAAGCGCAGAAAGAACACTCAGTGCCTTTGCTGTACAAGCACAACATATGGGTGTCCATGCAGGATATTTTTTTGGTGCCATGGATGCATTTTTGCACGAACTCAGGCTCACGCTGCACACTGTCCCGGAGAGTACGCTGGCAAGGACAGCCCTTTCCGTATTCAGGCCTTATGTGAGCTTCAGTTATGCCGAGGATAAAGGCTGCGTGATTCCCTGTCAGGACACGATATGCTATGAACCCTTGCACAGTGCGGAAGCATTGCAGGAATTCCTGAGAGATCAGCGAGGGAGTAAGTTCAAAATATAGTTCAATAGACGGCTGAAAGCGGAAAACTAAAACACTCTGCAGGTGAAATCCCTGCAGAGTGTGCAGCTTTGCTAATATCTTCTTTCGTACTTGTCTCCTTCACACACTTCCCGGATCTGGTCTTTTACCAGTTTCCCTTCCTCCCAGACCCTCTCCTGCACCTTGTGGCATTTTGTTTGCGCATTGTAATCAACAGGATCAGCCCTGTAGACACCCCGTCCGTCTTCGGTTCTGTATTCAACAGGCCTGTTTGAAGCTGCAGCCTCCTGGGAGGCCCTCATGGAAATATCTGTGAGCGTTGCTCCTGCCACTCCGCCGATTGCTGCGCCGATGACCCCGCCCCGCCAGGGATTCTTGCGGTCGAGCAGTGCCCCTGCGATGCCGCCAAGAACACCACCTGCGCCTGCTCCCTGCGCATGATATTGGGTGCAGCCGAAAGATACACTGAGCAAGGATAAGACCAAAAACAGAGATATGATTTTCTTCATCGATCCTCCTGTGTTCGTTTTTATCGTGTCCCCACTAAGCGGGGAAAAACGCGCCTCTTAATTATTATACCGTACATTTTCCGGAAAATATCAACACAGAAAACCGTGCAACGGATGCGGCTGGATATATGATGAAATGTGTTAACATTATTCGTACCCGTGAATATCCCGTTCAAAAAAACAAAAAGAGGTATAACCTTCAGAGTAAAAGTGGAGCCAAGATCCTCGAAAAAGGGGATATCGGGGCTTCTCGGTGAAGCGGTCAAGATAAAAGTGCACTCCCCTCCTGTCGGGGGGGCTGCAAACGAGGAACTGAGAGATATCATTGCGGAAGAATTTGGTATCAGGAAGTCCGCAATACGGATCGTGAGCGGACGGTCATCAAAGGAAAAAACCGTCGAGATCGAGGGGATTGATACGATTCCTTGACTTGGGGAACACTTCATAGTAGTTTATTTGGAAAGGAGAATTTTACATGCTTGATCCGCGTTTCGTGAGAGAACACACCGATGTGGTGAAGCACGCGCTTGAAGACAGGCACTACAGTATTTCCCTCGATGACTTCTTGGCCTCTGAAGAACAGCGCAGGCTTTATCTCAGGGAGGCAGAAGAACTGAGAAACAGGAGGAACGTGGTTTCTGAAGAGGTGGGAAGACTGAAGAAACTGAAGCAGGATGCCTCTGCACTTATTGAGGAGATGAAAGGCGTTGCGGACAGAATCAGGGAACTGGATGACACGATCAGGACACTTGAAGATACTATCAATGAGTTTCTTCTTGTTGTGCCAAATATCCCCCTTGAATCTGTCCCACGCGGACGGGATGAGACAGAAAATGTGGAAATCCGCAGGTGGGGAGAGCCCGGCACGTTCGATTTTGAACCGCTGAACCACTGGGATATCGGTGAGATCCTCGGCATCATTGAATTTGAGCGTGCAGCGAAGATTGCGGGGGCACGGTTTTCCATGACCAGGGGCTACGGGGCAAAACTCGAACGGGCGCTGATGAATTTCATGCTCGACCTGAACACCTCAAAGGGATATCAGGAAGTGCTCCCGCCGATCCTGGTAAACAGAGACAGCATGAAGGGCACCGGACAACTGCCCAAATTCGAGATGGAACTGTTTAAAATCAGCGATCCGGAATTTTATCTCATTCCGACTGCGGAAGTGCCGGTAACGAATATCCATAAAAATGAAATCCTGAGCGAAAATAACCTTCCGATATATTATACGGCGTATACACCGTGCTTCAGGCGGGAAGCCGGCTCCTACGGAAAGGACGTACGGGGTCTTATCAGGCAGCATCAGTTCAATAAAGTCGAGCTTGTGAAATTTGTAAAGCCCGAAGATTCGTTCGATGAACTTGAATCTCTGACCGCTGATGCGGAAGATATCCTCAGGAGATTGGAACTCCCTTACCGGGTAGTTGCCCTCTGTACGGGCGACCTGGGATTTGCTGCCGCAAAAACCTATGACCTTGAAGTCTGGCTTCCGGGTCAGCAAAAGTATCGTGAGATCTCCTCCTGCTCAAATTTTACCGATTTTCAGGCAAGGAGAGCGAATATCCGGTTCAAGCGCGAAGGACAGAAGGGCACGGAATTCGTGCACACGCTGAACGGTTCGGGCCTGGCAATAGGAAGAACCCTTGTGGCAGTTCTTGAAAATTACCAGCAGAAGGACGGCAGTGTCGTAGTTCCCGAGGTATTGCGGCCTTATGTGGGTACGGAGATCATAAAGTAAGCGGCCTGGGATGACCATACGCGAGCAGACAGAGGGCATTGAAAAAAAAGTTCTTCATCCGAAGGCCTGCAAGAGTTCCGAAAGCAGGGGAAGGGCAACTCCAGAGAGGGAAGGTGAAATACGGACCTGCTTTCAGAGGGACCGTGACAGGATTATCCACTCGAAGGCATTCAGACGGCTGAAACACAAGACACAGGTATTCCTTGCACCCCGTGGAGACCATTACAGAACGCGCCTTACCCACGTGCTTGAGGTGTCACAAATCGCGCGAACGATCGCAAGGGCCCTGAGACTGAATGAGGATCTGACAGAGGCGATTGCGCTCGGTCATGACCTTGGCCATACCCCTTTCGGACATGCAGGCGAGGATATTCTGCGGGAGATACATCCCGGCGGATTCGATCACTTTCAGCAGAGCCTGCGTGTTGTCGATTTCCTCGAAAAAGGGGGCAAGGGATTAAACCTTACTTACGAAGTCCGAAATGGTATCGTAAAACACTCAAAGGGGAAGGGGCTCATCATACCCGAAGCAAAGGAGGACCGGGCAGAAACACTCGAGGGACAGGTTGTGAGGGTATCTGACCTCATCGCATATGTGAATCATGACCTTGACGATGCAATGAGAGCCGGTGTGATCCAGGCAGCAGATATTCCCGCCGGGATCCTCAGGGTACTCGGGGATTCTCATGCACAAAGGATAGATACCATGGTGAAAGACTTTGTGTATCAGTCACTCAAAACAGACATGGAAGAACTCTGCATGAGCGAAATAGTTATGTCCAGCGTCTATTCACTCCGGGATTTTCTTTTTTTGACAGTATATGAAAGCGACAAAATTATCAGGGAATTCAGAAAGGCAAAGAGAATCCTCCGTGATTTGTATACGTACTATCTGGAACATATGGATGAGGTCTTTATTGATATCCCGAAACAACAGGAGCCAGATACCGCCGGGATCGAAACATTCCGCCATCAGACAGTGTGTGATTTCATCGCAGGGATGACCGACAGATTCGCGCTTATGACCTACGAAAAACTTTTTTTGCCCCAGCAATGGGCGGTACTTTAGGCCCCTGTAAAATCCAGCATATGCTTTAATATTCAGATAGAAAATTGTTATTAAAAATATTTATTTAATCTATTGCTTATTAATATAATTTATAAAATATATTATAATATATGCCAGATATGATGTTCGGTGACAAACTCAGAAAGCTTATGAAAGCAAGAGGCATAAAAGCTATAACACTTGCTCAACGTATGGGAGTGAGTTGTGCGTATGTCAGTCAGCTGATTACGGGAATCCGGAGACCGGGACGCGAGACACTCTTGAAGCTTTCCAGGGCATTGGAAGTTCCGGTTGAATCATTGCTGCTGATAGATTCAGACTCATCCGAAAAGATCCTTCTCTCAAGAAAGATTCCTGTGCTGGATGAAACGAAAATGGAAGCCTGGGGGGACAGCATTGACCTTGATTATCCCTCTCTGGTTGCGAATACCTTTGAATATGCGACTACCGATGATCACAATGCGTTTTATATCACCCCCAAGGGACTTCTGACATGCTGCGGTCTTGAGGCATGCGACCTGATTCTGATCGAACCGAACAAGAAAGTCAGCAGCGGAGACACTGTTCTGGCCTGGTTGCCGGAAGGGTATTCCCTGAGGAAAATCATCATCAAAGACAACATGGTAATTCTGATGGACGAAAAGCAGGAGCCGATTATTTCATCGCAGGACGTATTAAGCGAAGGCTTGAAGTTCTTCAGAGTAAGCCAATGTATCAGAAAATTCTAACCTCTGTCCCGGCCCCACAAGTTTATTTATAGCTTAATAAGTATTTTAAATTAGCTCCAGCTCAATTTTTTCTTGCCCAATATATTTAGCATATGCTAATATCCAGTAAGGTCTGATAAGCTTAATACCGGACAATTGATTTGTGAGGAATACAGGTCTCCAAAACTCCCCCCTTTAATAGTGGCAGGAGTTCTCTTCTGCCACTAACTTTTTCTCATAAATGTCTGCCGGAGGTTTCCTGCACCTCTACTGCAAATATCCGTACCCTGATATAATACACATGTGAACATCAGTGAACGCAGACCGACAGCAGGATGAACCAGCATGCCGGCTAATCTCCCACCGGAATACTTTGAGGCTGAGAAGAGGTACAAGCAGGCCCAGACTCCCGGAGAAAAGAGTATTGCCCTTGAAGACCTTCTGTCAACAATACCGAAACACAAGGGAACAGACAAATTAAGGGCTGATCTGCGAAGAAGGCTCTCACAACTCAGAAAAGAAGCGGTGAGCAAGAAGAAAGGGGGAAGAGGGGATCTTTACACGGTACAGAAAGAAGGAGCATCCCAAATAGCCCTGGTGGGGTTCCCGAATTCCGGCAAGTCTTCCCTGCTTGCGTGCCTCACCAATGCCAATCCGGTCATTGCAGAATATCCCATATCAACGCTTGCTCCCTTACCGGGCATGATGCCGTTTGAAGATATCCAGTTCCAGTTTGTCGATCTTCCGCCGATAGGAAATGAAGCGACTGACGGGTGGGTGTCCGGAATCCTGCGCCACGCGGACGCACTTGTGTTTGTCGTGGATCTCGCCGAGGATCCTGATATCCAGGCAGAACTTCTGCTTGAACAGCTTGAGCGTTGGAATATCATGATTGCGTCTGGCCTCTTTTTTGACAATGAAAACAGGGAGCGAATCTCTGAACCCAGAACAGAGGGCAGGACCGCAGGCAGGATACTGAAAAAAACCCTCATTGTTGCAAATAAACAGGATCTTGCTGATGCGGCCAGCTTTGCTATGCTCCGGGAAAAATACGCGCAATTATACCGGTGCCTTCCGATATCTGCCCTGAAGAAAGAAAATCTGGAGGAACTGAAACGGGCGCTTTTCGAACTCTCAGGGATTATCAGGGTGTATTCTAAACCTCCCGGGAAAGAGCCTGACTTGTCGACGCCGTTTACCGTTCCCCGTGGTTCGACCGTAATTGATCTTGCAAGTTTCATCCATAAGGATTTTCTCTTCAATCTGAAGTTCGCAAGGGTGTGGGGGTCTGCGAAATTCGACGGTCAGAAGGTGGAGAAAAACTTTGTCCTGAAAGACCGGGATATTGTGGAATTCAATGTCTGAGCGGATTGGTTCCGCATATTACCGAAAATCGTCAGTCTTTTTCTGCGACCTTTCCGATACTGACTATTTTGTCGTCGCCTTCCACGTCCATCAGCTTCACTCCCTGAGTGTTTCTGCCGTGAAGAGAGATATTGCCCGCTAAGGTTCTGATCAATTTCCCGGAACTGGTAATAATTACGACCTCGTCTTCATCGCTCACCTGCATGAGGCCGACGGCTTTCCCGCCCTTGTTTGTAATCTTGATCGAGATTACCCCTTTGCCGCCGCGTTTCTGTACAGGATAGTCCTCAGTTTTTGTCCGCTTGCCCTGGCCTTTTTCCGTGACCGTGAGAATTGCCTTTCGTTCCTCGGCAACTTCTGCCGATACGACCCTGTCTCCCTTCATGAGCTTAATTCCGCGCACCCCTTTTGCCGTTCGTCCCATGTCACGCACATCCTCTTCGTTGAACCTGATCGAAAGGCCGTTCATGGTGCCGATAATCAGGTCGCTTTTCCCGTCAGTTTTCCTGACGGCGATAAGTTCGTCTCCCTTTTCAAGGGTAATGGCGATGATCCCTTTGCCACGGGGGTTGCTGTATTCCTGCAGCGCGGTCTTCTTCACGGTGCCGTTCTTGGTAAACATGACGAGAAACTCTTCCTTGAAGTCCCGCACAGGAAGCGCAGTGGTGATCCTTTCCCCTTCTGACAGCGCGAGAAGGTTTACCAGCGCTTTTCCCTTTGCGGCACGGCCTGCTTCAGGCAACTGATAGGTCTTGAGCCAGTAGAGACGCCCGAGGTTTGAGAAAAAGAGCATGTAGTCATGCGTTGCACCTATGAACAACTCGTTCACAAAGTCTTCCTCCTTCGTCTCCATGCCGATAAGTCCCTTGCCGCCCCTGCGCTGGCTCCGGTAGGCGCTTAGGGGATTTCTCTTGATGTACCCCTGATGGGAGAGAGTGATAACCGTTTCCTCATCAGTAATAAGATCTTCGAGAGTGATTTCCTTTGTTTCGGCCGTAATCTCTGTCTTTCGCTCATCCGCATATTTGTTCCTCATCTCGATCAGATCATCCTTAATGATCTGAGAGACGAGGGCCTCATTTTCAAGGATCGCCGTCAGCCGTTCGATCTCTTTCAGGGTGTCTGCATATTCCTTGACGATTTTTTCCCGCTCCAGACCGGTCAGTCTCTGGAGTCGCATGTCAAGAATCGCCTGCGCCTGTATCTCCGTCAGGGGGTAGCCCCGCATCAGTCCGGTTCTTGCCTCTTCAGGAGTCTTCGATTTTCTTATCAGTGCGATGATCTCATCGAGATGGTCAAGGGCGATTTTGAGTCCTTCCAGAATGTGCGCCCGTTCTTCCGCTTTCGTGAGTTCAAAACGGGTTCGTCTCAGCACCACATCACGCCTGTGCTGCAGGAACAGAATGAGGAGTCTCTTCAGATTCAGTATCCTCGGCTGTTTATTGACGAGCGCGAGCAGGATTATTCCGAAAGTCGTTTCCATCTGGGTATGTTTGTAGAGGTTGTTGAGGATGACCTGCGCAATCTCTCCGCGCTTCAGCTCGATGACAATCCTGATGCCTTCCCTGTCGGATTCATCCCGCAGTTCAGATATGCCCTCGACCGTTTTTTCCCGTGCAAGTTCAGCAATTTTTTCTATCAGTCTTGCCTTATTCACCTGATAGGGAAGCTCAGTAATGATGATATTCTCCCCGCCTCTGTGTTCCCGCTCAACTCGTGCTTTTGCGCGAACCTTTATCAGTCCTTTTCCTTCCTTATATGCCTGCATGATCCCGTCTACGCCATGGATTATGCCCCCGGTCGGAAAGTCAGGGCCCTTAATCCTGGACATCAGCTCCTGCAGCGTAGCATCTTGATTCTCAAGAAGCAGCACAAGACCGTCGATGATTTCGCCGAGATTGTGAGGCGGGATATTGGTAGCCATGCCGACGGCTATTCCGGATGAGCCGTTAATGATGAGGTTCGGTATTCTCGAAGGAAGCACCACCGGTTCTTCGGTTGTCTCGTCAAAATTCGGGGAGAAGTCAACGGTATTCTTGTCGATATCGGCAAGGAGTTCCTCGGCGATGGCAGCAAGCCTCGCTTCGGTATACCGGTAAGCAGCCGCAGGGTCTCCGTCGACCGATCCGAAATTCCCCTGGCCGTCAACAAGCTGGTACCGCATATTGAAATCCTGGGCGAGCCTGACCATCGCATCATATACTGCTGTGTCCCCGTGGGGATGGTATTTCTTGAGAACCTCGCCGACGACACCGGCTGATTTGGAGTATTTCTTTCCCGGAAGCAGCCCCTCCCTGAACATTGCGTACAGTATCCTCCGCTGAACGGGCTTCAGCCCGTCCCTGACCTCAGGAAGCGCCCTTCCGATGATTACGCTCATTGCGTAATCGAGATAGGAACCCTTCATTTCTTCTTCTATGCTTACCGGTACTCTTGCCATATATTCTCCTTGAAAAAAATAAACGAACATTATTTTACCATATTGCTTTTCTCGGGCGGTTGAAAATATAATTTAAGCATATGCTATCAAAAGTGCTCAGTGCGAGTATTATTGGCATAGAGGCCCATACAGTGGAGGTGGAGGTTGACATCACCTCGCGCGGGCTTCCGCATTTTTCGATGG
Proteins encoded:
- a CDS encoding thioredoxin domain-containing protein, yielding MNRLSAEKSPYLRHAAQQKIDWYPWSDEAFEAARKQNKPVFLSSGAIWCHWCHVMAKECFENDDIVRLLNEKYISVKLDRDERPDIDRRYQGAVSAMGFGGGWPLSVFLTPERTPFFGGTYFPPEDSLNRPGFIKVLTAVADFYESKKAEVSEYSRKVLDSLKQRPRAGGAIGMSVVREAVTDILSRFDTRNGGFGSSPKFPAPGAVEFLLNRHYFLELESLGYAARKTLESMARGGFHDQLGGGFHRYSVDAEWIVPHFEKMADDNAWHLRNYLDGYAVFRNVYFREVAEGIIGFIRNVLSDPEGGFYASQDADVTPNDEGGYFTWTDDEFRRILSDEEYRVLSLHLFGEKGAMHHNASKKVLCVSADAERIAGQLDLDVRLVAEIIMNGKKKLLEERNRRQAPIVDTTFYTSLNGMLITSYLKAFRILQDPWLKEFALKSLHRVMHENMADNEPLHTRGIRAVLDDYIHLTDALIAAYEVAGDVRFLNMADNLMELCISKFWDEDDGGFFDTDSEVLGIRLKTIEDIPHPSANALGVLLLVKLHSMTGKKKYHASAERTLSAFAVQAQHMGVHAGYFFGAMDAFLHELRLTLHTVPESTLARTALSVFRPYVSFSYAEDKGCVIPCQDTICYEPLHSAEALQEFLRDQRGSKFKI
- a CDS encoding glycine zipper 2TM domain-containing protein; the encoded protein is MKKIISLFLVLSLLSVSFGCTQYHAQGAGAGGVLGGIAGALLDRKNPWRGGVIGAAIGGVAGATLTDISMRASQEAAASNRPVEYRTEDGRGVYRADPVDYNAQTKCHKVQERVWEEGKLVKDQIREVCEGDKYERRY
- a CDS encoding DUF167 domain-containing protein, yielding MLTLFVPVNIPFKKTKRGITFRVKVEPRSSKKGISGLLGEAVKIKVHSPPVGGAANEELRDIIAEEFGIRKSAIRIVSGRSSKEKTVEIEGIDTIP
- the serS gene encoding serine--tRNA ligase; translation: MLDPRFVREHTDVVKHALEDRHYSISLDDFLASEEQRRLYLREAEELRNRRNVVSEEVGRLKKLKQDASALIEEMKGVADRIRELDDTIRTLEDTINEFLLVVPNIPLESVPRGRDETENVEIRRWGEPGTFDFEPLNHWDIGEILGIIEFERAAKIAGARFSMTRGYGAKLERALMNFMLDLNTSKGYQEVLPPILVNRDSMKGTGQLPKFEMELFKISDPEFYLIPTAEVPVTNIHKNEILSENNLPIYYTAYTPCFRREAGSYGKDVRGLIRQHQFNKVELVKFVKPEDSFDELESLTADAEDILRRLELPYRVVALCTGDLGFAAAKTYDLEVWLPGQQKYREISSCSNFTDFQARRANIRFKREGQKGTEFVHTLNGSGLAIGRTLVAVLENYQQKDGSVVVPEVLRPYVGTEIIK
- a CDS encoding deoxyguanosinetriphosphate triphosphohydrolase; the encoded protein is MTIREQTEGIEKKVLHPKACKSSESRGRATPEREGEIRTCFQRDRDRIIHSKAFRRLKHKTQVFLAPRGDHYRTRLTHVLEVSQIARTIARALRLNEDLTEAIALGHDLGHTPFGHAGEDILREIHPGGFDHFQQSLRVVDFLEKGGKGLNLTYEVRNGIVKHSKGKGLIIPEAKEDRAETLEGQVVRVSDLIAYVNHDLDDAMRAGVIQAADIPAGILRVLGDSHAQRIDTMVKDFVYQSLKTDMEELCMSEIVMSSVYSLRDFLFLTVYESDKIIREFRKAKRILRDLYTYYLEHMDEVFIDIPKQQEPDTAGIETFRHQTVCDFIAGMTDRFALMTYEKLFLPQQWAVL
- a CDS encoding helix-turn-helix transcriptional regulator, coding for MFGDKLRKLMKARGIKAITLAQRMGVSCAYVSQLITGIRRPGRETLLKLSRALEVPVESLLLIDSDSSEKILLSRKIPVLDETKMEAWGDSIDLDYPSLVANTFEYATTDDHNAFYITPKGLLTCCGLEACDLILIEPNKKVSSGDTVLAWLPEGYSLRKIIIKDNMVILMDEKQEPIISSQDVLSEGLKFFRVSQCIRKF
- a CDS encoding GTPase, yielding MPANLPPEYFEAEKRYKQAQTPGEKSIALEDLLSTIPKHKGTDKLRADLRRRLSQLRKEAVSKKKGGRGDLYTVQKEGASQIALVGFPNSGKSSLLACLTNANPVIAEYPISTLAPLPGMMPFEDIQFQFVDLPPIGNEATDGWVSGILRHADALVFVVDLAEDPDIQAELLLEQLERWNIMIASGLFFDNENRERISEPRTEGRTAGRILKKTLIVANKQDLADAASFAMLREKYAQLYRCLPISALKKENLEELKRALFELSGIIRVYSKPPGKEPDLSTPFTVPRGSTVIDLASFIHKDFLFNLKFARVWGSAKFDGQKVEKNFVLKDRDIVEFNV
- the gyrA gene encoding DNA gyrase subunit A; translated protein: MARVPVSIEEEMKGSYLDYAMSVIIGRALPEVRDGLKPVQRRILYAMFREGLLPGKKYSKSAGVVGEVLKKYHPHGDTAVYDAMVRLAQDFNMRYQLVDGQGNFGSVDGDPAAAYRYTEARLAAIAEELLADIDKNTVDFSPNFDETTEEPVVLPSRIPNLIINGSSGIAVGMATNIPPHNLGEIIDGLVLLLENQDATLQELMSRIKGPDFPTGGIIHGVDGIMQAYKEGKGLIKVRAKARVEREHRGGENIIITELPYQVNKARLIEKIAELAREKTVEGISELRDESDREGIRIVIELKRGEIAQVILNNLYKHTQMETTFGIILLALVNKQPRILNLKRLLILFLQHRRDVVLRRTRFELTKAEERAHILEGLKIALDHLDEIIALIRKSKTPEEARTGLMRGYPLTEIQAQAILDMRLQRLTGLEREKIVKEYADTLKEIERLTAILENEALVSQIIKDDLIEMRNKYADERKTEITAETKEITLEDLITDEETVITLSHQGYIKRNPLSAYRSQRRGGKGLIGMETKEEDFVNELFIGATHDYMLFFSNLGRLYWLKTYQLPEAGRAAKGKALVNLLALSEGERITTALPVRDFKEEFLVMFTKNGTVKKTALQEYSNPRGKGIIAITLEKGDELIAVRKTDGKSDLIIGTMNGLSIRFNEEDVRDMGRTAKGVRGIKLMKGDRVVSAEVAEERKAILTVTEKGQGKRTKTEDYPVQKRGGKGVISIKITNKGGKAVGLMQVSDEDEVVIITSSGKLIRTLAGNISLHGRNTQGVKLMDVEGDDKIVSIGKVAEKD